A window of the Balaenoptera acutorostrata chromosome 13, mBalAcu1.1, whole genome shotgun sequence genome harbors these coding sequences:
- the SLC25A1 gene encoding tricarboxylate transport protein, mitochondrial: protein MAAPRALAAGAPAPGKASLTHPGKAILAGGLAGGIEICITFPTEYVKTQLQLDERSHPPRYRGIGDCVRQTVRNHGVLGLYRGLSSLLYGSIPKAAVRFGMFEFLSNHMRDAQGRLDSTRGLLCGLGAGVAEAVVVVCPMETIKVKFIHDQTSPSPKYRGFFHGVREIVREQGLKGTYQGLTATVLKQGSNQAIRFFVMTSLRNWYRGDNPNKPMNPLITGVFGAIAGAASVFGNTPLDVIKTRMQGLEAHKYRNTWDCGLQILRNEGPKAFYKGTIPRLGRVCLDVAIVFVIYDEVVKLLNKVWKTD from the exons aTGGCCGCGCCCCGCGCTCTGGCGGCCGGCGCGCCCGCGCCTGGGAAGGCCTCGCTCACGCACCCGGGGAAGGCGATCCTGGCAG GCGGCCTGGCGGGTGGCATTGAAATCTGCATCACCTTCCCCACCGAGTACGTGAAGACGCAGCTACAGCTGGACGAGCGCTCGCACCCGCCGCGCTACCGGGGCATCG gggacTGCGTGCGGCAGACGGTCCGCAACCATGGCGTCCTGGGCCTGTACCGCGGCCTCAGCTCCCTGCTCTACGGTTCCATTCCGAAGGCGGCCGTCAG GTTCGGGATGTTCGAGTTTCTCAGCAACCACATGCGGGACGCCCAGGGACGGCTGGACAGCACGCGCGGGCTGCTCTGCGGCCTGGGCGCTGGTGTGGCCGAGGCCGTGGTGGTCGTGTGCCCCATGGAGACTATCAAG GTGAAGTTCATCCATGACCAgacctcccccagccccaaatACAGAGGATTCTTCCATGGGGTCAGGGAGATCGTGCGGGAACAAG GGCTGAAGGGGACGTACCAGGGCCTCACGGCCACCGTGCTGAAGCAGGGATCCAACCAGGCCATTCGCTTCTTCGTCATGACCTCCTTGCGCAACTGGTACCGAG GGGACAACCCCAACAAGCCCATGAACCCTCTCATCACTGGTGTGTTTGGAGCCATCGCGGGCGCAGCCAGTGTCTTCGGGAACACTCCTCTGGACGTGATCAAGACTCGGATGCAG GGCCTGGAGGCGCACAAGTACCGCAACACATGGGACTGTGGCCTGCAGATTCTGAGGAATGAGGGGCCCAAGGC GTTCTACAAGGGCACCATCCCCCGCCTGGGCCGGGTGTGCCTGGACGTGGCCATCGTGTTCGTCATCTATGACGAGGTGGTGAAGCTGCTCAACAAAGTGTGGAAGACGGACTGA